A stretch of Desulfobacter hydrogenophilus DNA encodes these proteins:
- the argJ gene encoding bifunctional glutamate N-acetyltransferase/amino-acid acetyltransferase ArgJ — MKGFKFAGICAGIKKNRSMDLGLIYSEKPACAAALFTQNQVVAAPVILGRKTMEKGMLQAILVNSGNANCFTGAQGIAHAEQCVELVAKALNIDPEHVLVSSTGVIGAPLPMDKIEAKIPEAVRSLDACTIVDFAGAILTTDTCTKMVSRNGTINPSAGNPSGDEKSFTIMGVAKGSGMIRPDMATMLSYILTDADISSSLLKQALTHAAFRSFNRITVDGDTSTNDTLVCMASGAGTAVIDNDESLGVFQAALDEVCYELAKKIVKDGEGATKVATITVKGALTSKDAFKAAEAIAHSPLVKTALYGQDPNWGRITAAAGRSGATVDQDKMDLYFDDVLLVQNGQWQGKDAEKKAAEVMKRDEINIVLDLNLGDGQDMFLFCDFSENYVKINADYRS; from the coding sequence ATGAAAGGCTTTAAATTTGCCGGAATTTGTGCCGGAATTAAAAAAAATAGATCCATGGATCTTGGCCTGATCTATTCGGAAAAACCTGCTTGTGCAGCAGCATTGTTTACACAAAACCAGGTGGTTGCAGCTCCAGTTATTCTTGGCAGAAAAACCATGGAAAAGGGCATGCTCCAGGCAATACTGGTCAATTCAGGGAATGCCAACTGTTTTACCGGTGCACAGGGGATAGCCCATGCAGAGCAATGCGTTGAACTTGTGGCCAAAGCCCTTAACATTGACCCTGAACATGTATTGGTCTCTTCCACCGGGGTGATCGGTGCGCCCTTGCCCATGGATAAAATTGAAGCAAAAATTCCAGAAGCTGTAAGAAGTCTTGACGCTTGTACAATTGTCGATTTTGCCGGCGCTATCCTCACCACAGATACCTGCACTAAAATGGTGTCCCGCAATGGGACAATTAATCCATCCGCAGGCAATCCATCCGGGGATGAAAAAAGCTTTACCATTATGGGCGTTGCCAAAGGTTCAGGTATGATTCGGCCGGATATGGCCACCATGCTTTCCTATATACTTACTGATGCGGATATTTCAAGCAGTCTGCTCAAACAGGCACTGACCCATGCCGCGTTTCGTTCTTTTAACCGGATTACCGTGGACGGGGATACCAGCACCAACGATACCCTTGTCTGTATGGCCAGCGGGGCAGGGACGGCAGTGATCGACAATGATGAATCCCTTGGGGTATTCCAAGCGGCTTTAGATGAGGTCTGCTATGAGCTTGCTAAAAAGATTGTCAAAGACGGGGAAGGTGCCACAAAGGTTGCCACCATCACGGTCAAAGGCGCTTTGACCTCTAAGGATGCATTTAAAGCGGCCGAGGCCATTGCTCATTCTCCCCTTGTCAAAACCGCCCTTTATGGCCAGGACCCCAATTGGGGCAGGATCACTGCGGCGGCAGGAAGATCCGGGGCTACAGTGGACCAGGATAAGATGGATTTGTATTTTGATGATGTCCTGCTGGTTCAAAACGGGCAGTGGCAGGGTAAAGACGCGGAAAAAAAGGCGGCGGAAGTTATGAAACGGGATGAAATCAACATTGTTCTGGATCTCAATCTCGGAGACGGTCAGGATATGTTTTTGTTCTGCGATTTCAGTGAAAACTATGTCAAAATCAATGCCGACTACAGATCCTGA
- a CDS encoding pseudouridine synthase — protein sequence MPTTDPETVQGLRLQKLLAHSGLCSRRKAETLILDGRVSVNGMVVTALGTKADPAKDTVCLDGKPVHYTSDKTREYTYLAVNKPKGVVTTCAQKNAKIILDLVPVKQRVYPVGRLDKDSVGLVLLTDDGDLHNRLSHPSHDHEKEYLVFAVRPVSDQDLTAMAQGMMIDGKKTRRAKVRRVSENGFKIVLKQGLNRQIRKMVGKIGNQVTMLKRIRMANIRLGSLPPGKWRHLTGKEVKGLRQ from the coding sequence ATGCCGACTACAGATCCTGAAACAGTGCAAGGTCTCCGGCTGCAGAAACTTTTAGCCCATAGCGGGCTTTGTTCGCGCAGAAAGGCAGAGACCCTTATCCTTGACGGCAGGGTGTCAGTGAATGGAATGGTTGTAACAGCACTTGGCACCAAGGCAGATCCGGCAAAGGATACGGTCTGCCTTGACGGCAAGCCGGTTCACTATACATCGGACAAAACCCGGGAATATACCTATCTTGCCGTAAACAAACCCAAAGGGGTGGTCACAACCTGCGCCCAGAAAAATGCAAAAATTATTCTGGACCTTGTGCCGGTAAAACAAAGAGTCTATCCCGTGGGACGCTTGGATAAGGATTCCGTGGGGCTTGTTCTGCTCACCGATGACGGTGACCTGCATAACCGGTTATCCCATCCCTCCCATGACCATGAAAAAGAGTATCTGGTGTTTGCTGTGCGGCCTGTCAGCGACCAGGATCTGACTGCCATGGCCCAGGGCATGATGATAGACGGAAAAAAAACCCGGCGGGCCAAGGTCCGCAGGGTTTCTGAAAACGGATTTAAAATTGTTTTAAAGCAGGGGTTAAACCGCCAGATTCGGAAAATGGTGGGCAAAATCGGCAATCAGGTGACCATGCTCAAACGGATTCGCATGGCCAATATCCGCCTTGGCAGTCTGCCCCCCGGCAAATGGCGACATCTCACCGGAAAAGAGGTAAAAGGGCTAAGACAATGA